A region from the Paenarthrobacter aurescens genome encodes:
- a CDS encoding class I SAM-dependent DNA methyltransferase: protein MITGEIKSQVDKVWNTFWSGGISNPLEVIEQITYLLFLKRLDENHTRAEAQANLLGEPIENAMFPEGVDPQGRPYSDLRWSKFKDFGQTEMFTVFQQSIFPFLRTELTKQSNGEDSTYSHHMKDAQFKIPNAGVLKQVVDVIDSINMEGRDTKGDLYEYMLSKLASAGTNGQFRTPRHIIDLMVAMTAPQPLEAICDPAAGTCGFLVQAGEYLRTNNANLLTNDETSKFFHHEQFHGFDFDSTMLRIGSMNMLLHGVENPDVSYRDSLADLHSIEEEKYNVILANPPFAGSLDYENVSKELLNVVKTKKTELLFLALFIKLLKPGGRAAVIVPDGVLFGSTGAHKSLRKTLVEGHKLDAVVKLPSGVFKPYAGVSTAILFFTKTNSGGTDNVWFYDVKSDGFSLDDKRTPLGSSDLEDVLSRWNQRTTAELERARTEQSFCVPLSEIVANDYDLSLNRYKEIEYEEVAHAAPEEILAALDELEAEITEGMNELRELLK from the coding sequence GTGATCACAGGTGAAATTAAGTCCCAAGTAGACAAAGTCTGGAATACGTTCTGGAGCGGCGGTATCTCTAACCCTCTGGAAGTCATCGAACAGATCACCTACCTCTTGTTCCTCAAGCGCCTCGACGAGAACCACACACGGGCAGAGGCACAGGCCAACCTCCTGGGCGAGCCGATTGAGAACGCGATGTTCCCCGAAGGCGTCGATCCTCAGGGCCGCCCCTACTCGGACCTGCGATGGTCGAAGTTCAAAGATTTCGGCCAAACAGAGATGTTTACAGTCTTCCAGCAGAGCATCTTCCCGTTCCTCCGCACTGAGCTGACCAAACAGTCCAATGGGGAGGACTCCACGTACAGCCATCACATGAAGGATGCGCAGTTCAAGATCCCGAACGCGGGTGTCTTGAAGCAGGTGGTGGATGTCATTGACTCCATCAACATGGAGGGTCGCGACACCAAGGGCGATCTCTACGAGTACATGTTGTCGAAGCTGGCGTCGGCGGGTACCAACGGACAATTCCGAACCCCGCGGCACATCATCGACCTCATGGTCGCGATGACAGCACCCCAGCCGCTCGAAGCCATCTGTGACCCAGCCGCCGGCACCTGCGGCTTCCTGGTTCAGGCCGGCGAATACCTCCGCACGAACAACGCCAACCTCCTCACCAATGACGAGACGAGCAAGTTCTTCCACCACGAGCAGTTCCACGGTTTCGACTTCGACTCCACCATGCTTCGGATCGGTTCCATGAACATGCTCCTCCACGGGGTCGAGAACCCGGACGTCTCCTACCGCGATTCACTTGCCGACCTGCACTCCATCGAGGAAGAAAAATACAACGTCATCCTCGCCAATCCGCCATTCGCCGGCAGCTTGGACTACGAGAATGTGTCGAAGGAGCTGCTGAACGTCGTCAAAACGAAGAAGACCGAACTCCTCTTCCTGGCACTGTTCATCAAGCTGCTCAAGCCAGGCGGCCGGGCCGCAGTTATCGTTCCTGACGGCGTCCTCTTCGGCTCCACCGGCGCACACAAGTCCCTTCGCAAGACACTGGTGGAGGGACACAAGCTCGACGCCGTCGTCAAACTTCCGTCCGGCGTCTTCAAGCCCTACGCCGGTGTCTCCACGGCCATCCTCTTCTTCACAAAGACCAACTCCGGCGGCACGGACAACGTCTGGTTCTACGACGTAAAGTCCGACGGCTTCAGCCTCGACGACAAACGCACGCCGCTCGGCTCTTCCGACCTTGAGGACGTCCTCTCACGCTGGAATCAGCGCACGACGGCGGAACTTGAGCGGGCGCGCACGGAGCAGTCCTTCTGTGTTCCGCTTTCGGAGATCGTGGCGAACGACTACGACCTTTCACTCAACAGGTACAAGGAGATCGAGTACGAAGAGGTCGCCCATGCTGCCCCGGAGGAAATCTTGGCAGCGCTCGATGAGCTCGAGGCCGAGATCACTGAGGGAATGAACGAGCTGCGGGAGCTGCTGAAGTGA
- a CDS encoding sulfite oxidase translates to MSKHHVKQRATQDANPGQPTQGPLTHEELQLSGRNHSMPLEALQDDITPAGLHYLLIHFDIPHVSADTWRLRLGGAVNRSLELSLEDIKARPAVTMPVTLECAGNGRSLLKPRPVSQPWVLGAVGTAEWTGTPLAPLLEEAGLASDAVELVFTGADAGIQGGVEEPYARSLSVAEAMHPEVMLVYAMNGSPLPIQHGFPLRLLVPGWYGMASVKWLTSIEAVTSRFMGFQQAVAYHYLQGPDGPGIPVSHIRVRSLMIPPGIPDFYTRRRVVDAGPVMLHGRAWSGHGEVERVEVGIDGEWMPAHLEPALGDFAWRAWSMVWVASPGEHVLRCRAMDTSGALQPTDQVWNYQGIGNNMAQVVQVTVR, encoded by the coding sequence ATGTCCAAACACCACGTCAAACAAAGAGCAACGCAGGACGCCAACCCCGGGCAGCCGACCCAAGGTCCGCTGACCCACGAAGAACTGCAACTCTCCGGGCGCAATCACTCCATGCCGCTTGAAGCCCTGCAGGACGACATCACGCCGGCCGGGCTGCATTACCTGCTCATCCACTTCGACATCCCGCATGTCTCCGCCGATACCTGGCGGCTGCGACTGGGCGGCGCTGTTAATCGGAGCCTCGAATTGAGTCTCGAGGACATCAAAGCCCGGCCCGCCGTCACCATGCCCGTCACCCTTGAATGCGCAGGAAACGGGCGCTCACTGCTAAAGCCCCGTCCCGTCAGCCAACCCTGGGTGCTCGGCGCTGTAGGCACGGCGGAGTGGACCGGAACCCCGCTGGCACCCCTGCTGGAGGAAGCAGGTCTGGCAAGTGACGCCGTCGAGCTTGTCTTTACCGGTGCCGACGCCGGCATTCAGGGCGGCGTCGAAGAGCCCTATGCGCGAAGCCTTTCGGTGGCCGAAGCGATGCACCCCGAAGTCATGCTGGTCTACGCCATGAACGGCAGCCCGTTGCCAATCCAGCACGGGTTCCCCCTCAGACTGCTGGTTCCGGGGTGGTATGGCATGGCGAGCGTGAAGTGGTTGACGTCGATCGAGGCTGTGACGTCAAGGTTCATGGGTTTCCAACAGGCGGTCGCGTACCACTATCTTCAGGGACCAGACGGGCCGGGGATTCCCGTCTCCCACATTCGCGTGCGCTCCCTGATGATTCCGCCCGGAATTCCGGACTTCTATACCCGACGACGCGTGGTGGATGCCGGTCCCGTGATGTTGCACGGCCGCGCATGGTCCGGGCACGGCGAGGTGGAGCGCGTGGAGGTGGGGATCGACGGCGAGTGGATGCCCGCACATCTTGAACCTGCTCTGGGCGACTTTGCCTGGCGGGCGTGGTCCATGGTGTGGGTGGCAAGTCCCGGCGAGCACGTTCTCCGGTGCCGGGCCATGGATACCTCGGGCGCGCTGCAGCCCACTGACCAGGTGTGGAACTACCAGGGCATCGGGAACAACATGGCGCAGGTGGTGCAGGTGACGGTGCGGTAG
- a CDS encoding DUF3375 family protein, translated as MSRSAMSSADAISARLRDLEQLTKGPAWALTRSAPWVIAVLQASFTRTRPQLPLEEFHADVDAFLEQLRRQDPALGGQQNGKLFGDEWTRKQFLTRRNQSGQIVYEVTEPAARVLAFLDSLSSERSTLNGSRLGTLLGDVEKLANETNPDQSARLEALEEEIQERQQLVEDISSGEFDGLLDDEEAVEAAGNILDLAASLPADYKKMRDRIEELVGELRNQIIEESLSKGATMAQVLEADKRLRQSPEGRTFRSFTAFLEDPQQQVRFRSAIGEVLSRQFADDLSHEDRETLKNLVAELRTQHSHIQRIYGKLSESLNTYIQSDDVRQSVSLRKVLAEAEQAIRSMPYERDRPGLVRGPVLYNAGFESLAMVKLFDPDEFATPPRLADPIAFSDSDRVRSARTGKAKPAVIRAAMAGATTLGDAWENLPAEERHINTVRTLLSMALQTGAAFDRAAWEHIDFEQIDGSTRAAYLPVVTLNEDSDD; from the coding sequence TTGTCCCGTTCAGCCATGTCCTCCGCGGATGCCATCAGTGCCCGGCTCCGTGATCTTGAGCAACTGACCAAGGGCCCCGCCTGGGCTCTGACGCGGTCCGCGCCGTGGGTGATCGCGGTGCTGCAGGCCTCCTTTACCCGCACCCGGCCGCAGCTTCCGCTCGAAGAGTTCCACGCCGACGTCGACGCTTTCCTGGAGCAGCTCCGCCGCCAGGACCCAGCCTTGGGTGGTCAGCAAAACGGCAAGCTCTTTGGCGACGAATGGACCCGGAAGCAGTTCCTGACCCGGCGCAACCAGTCAGGTCAGATCGTTTACGAAGTTACCGAACCTGCTGCCCGCGTGCTCGCGTTCCTGGACAGTCTTTCCAGCGAGCGTTCCACACTGAACGGATCGCGGCTCGGCACGCTGCTGGGCGATGTTGAAAAGCTCGCCAACGAGACCAACCCTGACCAGAGCGCGCGCCTGGAAGCCCTCGAAGAAGAAATTCAGGAACGCCAGCAACTGGTGGAGGACATCAGCTCAGGGGAGTTCGATGGACTCCTTGATGATGAGGAAGCAGTTGAAGCGGCCGGCAACATTCTTGATCTCGCCGCCAGCCTGCCCGCCGATTACAAGAAGATGCGTGACCGGATTGAAGAGCTGGTGGGCGAGCTCCGCAACCAGATCATCGAGGAATCCCTGAGCAAAGGCGCCACCATGGCCCAGGTTTTGGAGGCGGACAAACGCCTGCGCCAAAGCCCGGAAGGCCGCACCTTCCGTTCCTTCACCGCGTTCCTGGAGGATCCGCAGCAGCAAGTCCGGTTCCGCTCGGCAATCGGCGAGGTGTTGAGCCGTCAATTCGCTGACGATCTCTCCCACGAGGACCGCGAGACGCTGAAAAACCTGGTGGCGGAACTGCGCACCCAGCACAGCCACATCCAGAGGATCTACGGCAAACTCTCCGAAAGCCTCAACACCTACATTCAGAGCGATGACGTCAGGCAGTCCGTCAGCCTCCGGAAGGTGTTGGCCGAGGCAGAGCAAGCCATCCGATCCATGCCGTATGAACGCGACCGCCCGGGCTTGGTCCGCGGGCCCGTGCTTTACAACGCAGGGTTTGAGTCCTTGGCGATGGTCAAACTCTTCGACCCCGATGAATTTGCCACGCCCCCACGCCTGGCTGACCCCATCGCGTTCAGCGACTCGGACCGCGTAAGGTCGGCCCGGACCGGAAAGGCCAAACCCGCTGTTATCCGGGCCGCCATGGCAGGGGCCACCACGCTTGGCGATGCCTGGGAAAACCTGCCCGCCGAGGAACGCCACATCAACACCGTGCGCACGCTGCTTTCCATGGCGCTGCAGACCGGCGCGGCCTTTGACAGGGCTGCCTGGGAACACATCGACTTCGAACAAATTGACGGCAGTACCCGCGCAGCGTACCTGCCGGTGGTCACGCTAAATGAGGATTCTGATGACTGA
- a CDS encoding DUF6318 family protein — MSRLSFAHSRTVHVRTAAFGLAAVVLLSGCQAASAPGGSPSETSSTTASPTSSASAPEASATPVAPPAVYKPADASGKAQNVPVPVMPELAKENSKAGLEAFIGYWYAVKNYANQTGELSVLSTLSSTGCQLCGHMQKAAVDSYRDGRWIAGGTLHLATVEMDWDADTSPHLSRAQVIQDAISYYNADGTEGRPSDAATNDTFVILAEFETAWKVVDTGVIR; from the coding sequence ATGTCACGCCTTTCGTTTGCCCATTCTCGTACCGTTCACGTCCGGACGGCTGCCTTCGGCCTTGCGGCCGTGGTCCTTCTCAGTGGTTGCCAGGCCGCCTCGGCACCGGGCGGCTCCCCGTCAGAAACAAGCTCGACGACGGCGTCGCCCACCTCGAGCGCTTCGGCTCCGGAGGCCTCGGCTACTCCGGTTGCCCCGCCCGCCGTCTACAAGCCCGCCGACGCGTCCGGTAAAGCCCAGAACGTGCCCGTTCCCGTGATGCCGGAGCTGGCGAAAGAGAACTCGAAGGCGGGGCTGGAGGCGTTTATCGGGTACTGGTATGCGGTCAAGAATTACGCAAATCAAACTGGTGAGCTCTCGGTTCTCTCTACGCTCAGCTCAACAGGATGCCAACTATGTGGCCACATGCAGAAAGCAGCAGTCGATAGTTATCGAGACGGTCGTTGGATAGCTGGCGGAACCTTACACCTAGCAACCGTTGAAATGGATTGGGATGCTGACACTAGCCCCCACCTGTCAAGGGCCCAAGTGATACAGGATGCGATTAGTTACTACAACGCGGACGGTACAGAAGGGCGGCCCTCAGACGCAGCCACCAACGACACTTTCGTGATCCTTGCTGAGTTCGAAACCGCGTGGAAGGTTGTGGACACCGGTGTCATTCGCTGA
- a CDS encoding acyl-CoA dehydrogenase family protein, translating to MTSATDNSLAAASVNASAEEARAVAEAARETEWNRPSFAKGLYLGSFDLSLIHPWPQAKTDDVQRGEEFMASLLSFAKTMSGRVIERDARIPDEYLKGLADLGVFGMKIPREYGGLGLSLVYYGRALALLGSVHPSLGALISAHQSIGVPEPVKEFGTAEQKQEYLPRCAAGAITAFLLTEPDVGSDPARMGATAVLSDDGESYLLDGVKLWTTNGVIAELVVVMARVPQHTDPDGTEHKGGISAFVVEMDSPGITVENRNAFMGLRGIENGVTRFHQVRVPAANRLGREGQGLKIALTTLNTGRLSIPGLCVAAGKWSLKISREWSNARTQWGRPVGKHEAVGKKIAFIAATTFALEAVFELSAEMADAGQKDVRIEAALAKLWSTELSCRIADELVQIRGGRGFETADSLEARGERAVAAEQLLRDLRINRIFEGSSEIMKLLIAREAVDAHLAAAGDLASADASLQDKARAAVGASGFYARWLPKLVAGAGMDPRSYAEFGRLGKQLRFVERSSRRLARQTFYGMGRWQAKLEHKQAFLGRIVDIGAELFAMAACCSRAEMLLRTHPGQGAAAFELAEAYCEQARVRVDEYFDQLWRNTDDGDHDLSRKVLAGDYAWLEAGVLDQSEGTGPWIGDASPGASIKENLHRSYR from the coding sequence ATGACGTCCGCCACTGACAACAGTCTCGCCGCAGCAAGCGTCAACGCCAGCGCAGAAGAAGCCCGGGCCGTAGCCGAAGCCGCACGGGAAACTGAATGGAACCGGCCCAGCTTCGCCAAAGGCCTGTACCTGGGCAGCTTTGACCTCAGCCTGATCCACCCTTGGCCACAAGCCAAAACGGACGATGTCCAGCGGGGCGAAGAGTTCATGGCCAGCCTGCTGAGCTTTGCCAAGACCATGTCCGGACGCGTGATTGAGCGCGACGCCAGGATTCCCGACGAATACCTCAAAGGACTCGCCGATCTTGGCGTCTTCGGCATGAAGATTCCGCGCGAATACGGGGGCTTGGGCCTGTCCTTGGTCTATTACGGCCGCGCACTTGCACTGCTGGGATCGGTACATCCGAGCCTCGGCGCCCTGATTTCCGCCCACCAATCCATCGGCGTTCCGGAACCGGTGAAAGAGTTCGGCACAGCCGAACAGAAGCAGGAGTACCTGCCGCGTTGCGCCGCCGGCGCCATTACTGCGTTCCTGCTGACAGAGCCCGACGTCGGCAGCGACCCCGCCCGCATGGGCGCCACAGCAGTCCTGTCCGACGACGGCGAGTCCTACCTTCTGGACGGCGTGAAGCTCTGGACCACCAACGGGGTGATCGCCGAACTCGTGGTGGTCATGGCAAGGGTCCCCCAACATACCGACCCTGACGGCACAGAACACAAGGGCGGCATCTCAGCGTTCGTTGTGGAAATGGACTCCCCCGGCATCACCGTGGAAAACCGCAACGCCTTCATGGGCCTGCGCGGAATCGAGAACGGGGTAACCCGTTTCCACCAGGTCCGCGTCCCCGCAGCCAACCGGCTGGGACGTGAAGGGCAAGGGCTCAAAATCGCCCTCACCACCCTTAATACAGGACGGCTTTCCATCCCCGGCCTGTGCGTGGCCGCCGGAAAGTGGAGCCTGAAGATCTCCCGCGAATGGTCCAATGCCCGGACCCAATGGGGACGGCCGGTAGGCAAGCACGAGGCCGTGGGCAAGAAGATCGCCTTCATCGCCGCCACCACTTTCGCTCTGGAAGCGGTGTTCGAACTCTCCGCCGAGATGGCTGATGCCGGCCAAAAAGACGTTCGCATCGAAGCTGCCCTGGCCAAGCTGTGGTCCACGGAACTGAGTTGCAGGATCGCGGACGAACTCGTGCAGATCCGGGGAGGCCGCGGATTCGAAACGGCCGACTCCCTGGAAGCCCGGGGCGAACGTGCCGTGGCTGCCGAGCAACTCCTCCGCGACCTCCGCATCAACCGGATCTTCGAGGGCTCCAGCGAGATCATGAAGCTCCTGATTGCCCGCGAAGCCGTTGACGCCCACCTTGCCGCCGCGGGCGACCTCGCCTCAGCGGACGCGAGCCTGCAGGATAAGGCGAGGGCCGCCGTCGGGGCCTCCGGCTTCTATGCCCGCTGGTTGCCTAAACTTGTGGCCGGCGCCGGTATGGACCCGCGGTCCTACGCAGAATTCGGACGCTTGGGCAAGCAGCTGCGCTTCGTGGAGAGATCATCGCGCCGGCTGGCCCGTCAAACCTTTTACGGTATGGGCAGGTGGCAGGCCAAGCTTGAGCACAAGCAGGCGTTCCTGGGCAGGATCGTGGACATCGGCGCTGAGCTGTTCGCCATGGCAGCGTGCTGCTCCCGGGCCGAAATGCTGCTCCGCACCCACCCCGGGCAAGGAGCCGCGGCCTTCGAGCTGGCCGAGGCGTACTGCGAGCAAGCCCGGGTGCGGGTGGACGAGTACTTCGATCAGCTGTGGAGGAATACTGACGACGGCGATCACGACCTTTCGCGCAAAGTCCTCGCCGGGGACTACGCCTGGTTGGAGGCCGGCGTCCTGGATCAATCCGAAGGAACCGGCCCCTGGATTGGCGATGCCTCCCCGGGCGCTTCAATCAAGGAGAACCTGCACCGCAGCTATCGGTGA
- a CDS encoding thermonuclease family protein — protein sequence MRKLAIAAATSVVLAATSWAVATAANADSGTVVRVIDGDTVVVSINNIDQTIRLLNINTPETKDPNKPTECLGPEATDHLEEVLPVGSKVRLEFDVERHDKYGRTLAGVFNASNKLVNAEIARRGLGVPMVVGDNRKFLPPVEAAYQEARTAKAGLFAETIECTLPAQLAAASEALTAAENAAPATTSAAAGTTATGLAAALVTAKAARDLLSAARDTEQSIVWAAYESVEAGSKLAALTTRITQAENTLTKVKDQQTSLAAAEKKAEEERVAAAARAEADRKAAEEAAAAAKKAADEAAAAEQARAAAAAAEAERIRNIPAAPPVQQYAPPAQQYVPPAPVAPANPAPGYTGPRCYAPGGKTWRPC from the coding sequence GTGCGGAAGCTAGCAATTGCCGCGGCCACTTCGGTGGTACTCGCGGCCACATCCTGGGCCGTCGCCACGGCAGCTAACGCCGATTCGGGAACTGTCGTTCGGGTGATTGACGGGGACACCGTCGTCGTGTCCATTAACAACATCGATCAGACCATCCGTCTTTTGAACATCAATACGCCGGAAACCAAGGATCCGAACAAGCCCACGGAATGCCTGGGCCCAGAGGCGACGGACCATCTGGAAGAAGTCCTTCCGGTGGGCAGTAAGGTTCGCCTGGAGTTCGACGTCGAGCGCCATGACAAATACGGCAGAACTCTGGCAGGGGTCTTCAATGCCAGTAACAAGCTCGTCAATGCCGAAATCGCCCGCCGAGGGCTTGGCGTTCCAATGGTGGTAGGCGACAACCGAAAGTTCCTCCCTCCGGTTGAGGCCGCTTATCAGGAAGCCCGAACCGCCAAAGCCGGGCTGTTCGCCGAGACCATTGAATGCACACTCCCGGCACAGCTGGCGGCAGCATCGGAAGCACTGACGGCCGCCGAAAACGCCGCGCCAGCAACCACCTCCGCAGCAGCTGGCACCACCGCAACAGGCTTGGCGGCCGCTCTTGTCACGGCCAAAGCCGCTCGCGATCTACTTTCCGCAGCCAGGGATACCGAGCAATCAATCGTCTGGGCGGCCTACGAGTCAGTTGAGGCAGGGTCAAAACTGGCCGCCCTGACAACACGGATCACTCAAGCAGAAAACACGTTGACCAAGGTGAAGGATCAGCAAACATCACTCGCGGCTGCGGAAAAGAAGGCCGAGGAGGAGCGCGTGGCCGCTGCCGCCCGGGCTGAAGCTGACAGGAAGGCCGCTGAGGAAGCCGCAGCAGCTGCAAAAAAGGCTGCCGACGAAGCTGCCGCAGCAGAGCAGGCACGGGCCGCTGCAGCAGCAGCCGAAGCTGAGCGGATCCGCAACATCCCGGCTGCACCGCCAGTTCAGCAGTATGCTCCGCCGGCGCAGCAGTACGTGCCACCGGCCCCGGTAGCTCCGGCGAACCCAGCGCCCGGCTACACCGGCCCCCGGTGCTACGCGCCTGGAGGGAAAACCTGGCGTCCCTGCTGA
- a CDS encoding RNA-binding S4 domain-containing protein, translated as MSIPSSSPANVRVDAWLWAIRAYKTRSAATAACRAGHIRINGNPVKASQSVIIGDTIRVRESGWERILEVRRLIAKRVGAEAASHCFTDHTPPRPVAPKLGLPQRDRGAGRPTKKDRRDMEKLRG; from the coding sequence ATGAGTATCCCGTCTTCATCCCCAGCCAACGTCCGAGTCGACGCCTGGCTGTGGGCGATCCGTGCTTACAAAACCCGCTCCGCTGCCACGGCCGCCTGCCGTGCAGGGCATATCCGCATCAACGGAAACCCGGTCAAGGCCTCGCAAAGCGTGATCATCGGCGACACCATCCGCGTCCGGGAATCCGGCTGGGAACGGATCCTGGAGGTCCGGCGGCTCATCGCCAAGCGCGTCGGCGCCGAAGCGGCCTCGCACTGCTTCACTGACCACACTCCCCCGCGTCCGGTTGCTCCCAAGTTGGGGCTCCCTCAACGCGACCGCGGGGCCGGCCGACCCACCAAGAAGGACCGCCGGGATATGGAGAAACTGCGGGGCTAG
- a CDS encoding YchJ family protein: MTPDSARLRNGACPCLSGEQYLDCCGRFHRGDAHAPTAEQLMRSRYSAFVVLEPAYLLRTWHPSTRPESMDLDPDMQWRRLDIVSTTNGGPLDTTGTVEFAAHYRLDGERGVQREISRFVREDKRWFYVDGDVC, translated from the coding sequence GTGACCCCTGATTCAGCCCGTCTTCGCAACGGCGCCTGCCCGTGCCTTTCCGGTGAGCAGTACCTCGATTGCTGCGGACGCTTCCACCGTGGCGATGCCCACGCGCCAACCGCTGAGCAATTGATGCGCTCCAGATATTCGGCGTTCGTGGTCCTGGAGCCCGCCTACCTCCTGCGCACCTGGCACCCCTCCACCCGGCCGGAATCCATGGACTTGGACCCGGACATGCAGTGGCGCAGGTTGGACATCGTTTCCACCACCAATGGCGGCCCCTTGGACACCACCGGGACGGTGGAATTCGCTGCGCACTACAGGCTCGACGGCGAACGCGGCGTCCAGCGCGAAATCAGCCGCTTCGTCCGGGAAGACAAGCGTTGGTTCTACGTGGACGGGGACGTTTGTTGA
- a CDS encoding flavin reductase family protein encodes MTQTTVEETAAIKAAFAQFPSGVAAFSAMVDFTPEALVASSFTVGVSLEPPLVMFAVQNSSTTWPKLRQAQRLGVSVLAEGQEAAALQLASKTRDRFAGLDTSVSDSGAVLIDGAVLGFECEVVSETPAGDHAIVVLEVKATTINLETKPLIYHGAAFRQLAA; translated from the coding sequence ATGACACAGACCACAGTGGAAGAAACGGCGGCCATCAAGGCGGCATTCGCGCAATTCCCGTCTGGAGTTGCAGCCTTCAGCGCCATGGTGGATTTCACGCCGGAGGCCCTGGTGGCATCGTCCTTCACGGTTGGCGTTTCACTTGAACCGCCACTGGTGATGTTCGCCGTGCAGAATTCCTCCACCACCTGGCCGAAGCTCCGCCAAGCCCAGCGCCTGGGAGTTTCGGTGCTCGCGGAGGGCCAGGAAGCTGCGGCGCTCCAGCTGGCCTCCAAGACGCGCGACCGTTTCGCCGGGCTGGACACCAGCGTGAGCGACTCAGGAGCAGTGTTGATCGACGGCGCAGTGCTGGGTTTTGAATGCGAAGTTGTTTCCGAGACCCCGGCCGGAGATCACGCCATTGTTGTTCTCGAGGTCAAGGCCACCACCATCAACCTTGAAACCAAGCCCTTGATCTACCACGGCGCGGCTTTCAGGCAGCTCGCAGCGTAG
- a CDS encoding aldo/keto reductase has translation MSLNELRTLGRTGALISPLTLGTLNFGTGAAPTGPAESIRIIKAALDAGITSVDTADIYSQGEAETVVGQAIHSRRDDVFLATKFHGQMGSNPAHAGNSRRWIVRAVEDSLRRLNTDRIDLYQAHRPDYNTDLLETITALNDLIRQGKILYYGTSVFSPAQLVEAQWIANTNHLTPPVVDQVPYSLLVRANERDVFPITQQYGVGVLSYGPLDGGWLAGGYRVGGGQPESSRFSAVPGRFDVNAPFNQGKLHAADALAQLAARHGLTLVQLAVAFALNHPAVTSVVIGPRTEDHLTDYLKAADVVLSESILDEIDDIVAPAVNFLERDAGTVAPHLEYPELRRR, from the coding sequence ATGAGCCTCAACGAGCTACGAACGCTTGGACGCACTGGCGCCCTGATTAGCCCCCTCACACTGGGCACGCTGAATTTCGGCACCGGCGCCGCGCCAACGGGTCCTGCCGAGAGCATCCGCATCATCAAAGCTGCCCTCGACGCCGGTATCACCAGCGTTGACACCGCAGACATCTACTCGCAGGGCGAAGCCGAAACCGTGGTTGGGCAGGCCATCCACAGCCGTCGCGACGACGTTTTCCTGGCCACCAAGTTCCACGGCCAGATGGGCTCCAACCCGGCACACGCGGGCAACTCACGCCGGTGGATCGTCAGGGCTGTGGAGGACAGCTTGCGGCGCCTGAACACGGACAGGATTGACCTCTACCAAGCGCATCGTCCGGACTACAACACGGATTTGCTGGAGACCATCACAGCCCTTAACGACCTCATCCGGCAGGGCAAGATCCTGTACTACGGCACGTCCGTGTTCAGTCCTGCCCAGCTTGTGGAGGCGCAGTGGATCGCGAACACCAACCACTTGACCCCGCCCGTGGTGGACCAGGTTCCCTACTCACTGTTGGTGCGTGCCAACGAACGGGACGTTTTCCCCATCACCCAGCAGTACGGCGTCGGGGTTTTGAGTTACGGACCGCTCGACGGCGGGTGGCTGGCCGGCGGTTACCGTGTGGGCGGGGGCCAGCCGGAGAGTTCGCGTTTCTCCGCCGTTCCTGGTCGCTTTGATGTGAATGCACCGTTCAATCAGGGCAAACTGCATGCAGCCGACGCCCTTGCGCAGCTTGCTGCCCGGCATGGGCTGACGTTGGTTCAGCTTGCCGTTGCTTTCGCTCTGAATCATCCCGCGGTGACCAGCGTGGTCATCGGGCCGCGAACAGAGGATCACCTCACCGACTATTTGAAGGCCGCGGATGTGGTGCTCAGCGAGTCCATTTTGGATGAGATCGATGACATCGTGGCACCGGCCGTGAACTTCCTGGAGCGCGACGCTGGCACTGTTGCCCCCCACCTTGAGTACCCGGAACTACGACGCCGGTAA
- a CDS encoding DUF3817 domain-containing protein — MQPRTLFRTVAFAEAVTWTLLLIGLFLKYVTRTTDVGVSIAGGIHGFVFLCYAATAAFTWINQKWSTRTGLLAIGSAVIPYATIPTEKSLDRRGLLAGDWRLAAGGEEPRGGFEKAQAWVLRNPILAVVVTLVAVGAVFSFLLFMGPPGTWFS, encoded by the coding sequence ATGCAGCCCCGCACCTTGTTCCGTACCGTTGCTTTCGCCGAGGCCGTGACATGGACGCTGCTGTTGATCGGACTGTTCCTCAAGTACGTCACCCGCACCACCGATGTTGGTGTGAGCATTGCCGGTGGCATCCACGGTTTCGTCTTCCTTTGCTATGCCGCGACGGCTGCGTTCACTTGGATCAACCAGAAGTGGTCCACCCGGACGGGCCTGCTCGCCATCGGTTCAGCCGTTATCCCCTACGCCACCATCCCCACGGAGAAGTCGCTCGACCGCCGAGGACTCCTGGCTGGCGACTGGCGCCTGGCTGCTGGAGGGGAGGAACCCCGGGGCGGCTTCGAGAAAGCCCAGGCCTGGGTTCTTCGGAACCCGATTCTTGCCGTAGTTGTCACCCTCGTTGCCGTGGGCGCCGTCTTCAGCTTCCTGTTGTTCATGGGCCCTCCAGGTACCTGGTTCTCCTAA